Part of the Marasmius oreades isolate 03SP1 chromosome 5, whole genome shotgun sequence genome is shown below.
GGTATGTGCAGCTAGGACAGGATTCAATACGAGGTCCATAGTAAAAGTGGACAGAGAATCGCACGAAGATTTACTCCGACTGCTAAAGTCTACATCCCAATTCAGACAAGAGCGATCAAGGCGAGTAAGAACTCTCACCGACGTCGCAACCATGACACGGATTATTCTCCTGAGAAAAAGGTCTTCCATTGCCCTGCGATCGTCCAAGGTCATGCCGGCATGGTGCACACCAATACCCAGCGCCGCTAACTCTGCAAGAAGTATGACAGGTTACAGTTTGTAATCACCACTAGCGCAATTATATTACCGGCAAGACTCTTGTCGGTGAATACTTGATCGATCCTGAAGGCCACCATCTTAAAAGACTTGATCTCTAAAACAAACGCATGCATACGGATACCTGATCGGCTTAGTCCAAGGCAATGACTGCCTCTTCTCCTCCACCCCTTTGTAGTCTTTCGCAAGTTGCTGTGCAGTGGCAAACACACCTATGTATGCTCAGATTATATTCATTCAGGCTTGGAACTTAACATACCCTTTCTGGTCGATACGAACACCAAAACTGGTTTTCCGATAGAATGCGTTTGCAAGGCACCAAAGAGTTTGTAATCCAAGTTCTTCGAGAATACGAAGTCGTTCTGTCCTTTTGGACGGTGTACGCCGATAACATGGCGAGTAAGTTTACAGGGACGAAATTCCTCTCCAAACTGTGGAAGCAGCAAGTGAGTAATCAAGGGCCATCAGAAACTGACGAGCAAGAGTCTGACCTCGAATACTTTGGCACCTTTGCCTCCCACACGGTTAGACCCGATCCAAGAGGCAATGTCCTGTATATTGGGTACTGTCGCGGAGACAACAATGAATCGGACAGCTGAACCGCGGAGTTTCATTCGTGAAACCACCACTTCGAGAGTACTCCCTCTCGATTCGTTAAGGATATGCACCTGATGAAGCGTTTAATTCGGGAACACAGGTACAATTGAAGCATCATACTTCGTCCACAAGGAAAAGCCGTATAGAAGAGAGAATTTGACTGTGGTCTGCCCAATTCCTTGTGAGACTATCCCATTTTTCACCCTAACAAAGCAAATCAGAGAACATAACTTTACGGGTGTATGAGGATGTACGGTTGTCACTCTGAAGGGGTATCAGCGAGAACATTAACAATAAAGCAAAATCGCCGAACATGATGCTCGCATCCTTCGCATCCCCCCATACGCCTTTCCCAAAATGGACAGTATCGCCTGTCAGCTCGTAACCTGTATGCATCGTTATTCCGGATCGGGGTTAGAGGTAGTTTTTTACTTACATTTGATACCTAAAGGGTCAAATTTATTCGCCCAGTCTCGATAGCGCTCTCCGCAGAGTGCCTGTACGTAAATTCTTGAGAACGACTTCGATATGTAGCATCCTCGACCAAACCTTAGTCGGAGCGATATAGACACATTTTGATTTTTGACCTTCCTCATTCGCCTGTTTGAGCATCTTGATGATGGACAGTTCAAAGAGAGCTGTTTTCCCACTGCCTGTTGGCGCTGTATAAAGCTTAAGACACTCAAGAAATGCGTAAAAGACACTGCTTCGTACCACTGACGACCTGAGCACATTTATGACTCATTACATCACAAAATAATGGGTGCAAACGTCAGGCCTACCAGGTTTTCCGATGAATGAAGTAGCTAGTACAACAATGAGCGCCGCAGACAGTAAATTATCCACAAACTTACGTCGTCAAAACATGAGGATTGGACCGCATTAAACACGCCAAACTTGAATATAGCACGATACATATCGGCTGTAAAGAATGACTCTGAGCAGCATTACCGCCGTCAAACACGTTCCGTGTACTCACAAAGTTCAGAAACAGGACGAAGCTTGATTCGCTTTCCTATTTGAGGGGTGCTACTAGGGATCGATGACTGGGAAAATGGAACATCTTCACGAGAACACTGGATCTCCGATTCAGGGTTAGTGACAGCGTTGACGCGTTCTTTTACTGGTGTAAATGGAGTCCGTGACTGCACTACAGATCGACTGCATCGGAAAGCTTGTACATGCTGCGGGTTCAAAGGGAATCGAGTTCGAGAGGCTTCAACAACTATAAGAACGGGATGACGTCAACCAGAAAGTACTTAAGTATCACACCTTCGTAAAATTGGCGTGAATTTGGCTGAGCATAAAAAGCAggatcttgatgataggGTTGGCGAGGCGCTGAATAGAGATAGGCTTGCTGTTGGGAGGAGTGAATTTCAGGGTATTCCTCTATATCGTCGAATGACTGGTATTGTTGGTGATGACCGTTGTTGCCTAAACGTTCGGGAGGGGAAGGGGAGGAGTTCACTAGAAAGGGCTTTGAGTATAATTTCTAGGACAATCGAGTTTGCATATAGGTACTAATTTCGTCTGAAAGTTGTTCTTCCAGATGCATTCCATCTTCTCCCATGTACTCTGGCATATCTTCTTCCATATACCCTCCGTTATCGTAATATCCGCCGTGCCCATTCCAATATTCCATGGTTAGGAAATTAGAGAACGTTGTGGTTGTTGGTCAAGTGTAGAAGCGCGTGACGGAAAGCCCAATCCACGACAGAGTAAAGCCGGCAGCCACTGAGCCAATGATGTTTCTAACGCAAACTGGATTTTCAGGAAGTCAAGCTTGGGTTCTTCCAGGCCGAATGTAAGTAATTTTTGCGGGCTACACAGTTCCGGAGGCAATCTCACCAAAAATAACGATTCCTGAGTCTTTGCAACATCAGATGTGTTATCAGCACTTTCCGTAGATCCTATAGAAGCCATGTACTTACAACAGTTTTAATTATTATCAACAACAGCAGTACACAAATCTCTATCCATAACAGCTACCAGCCTGGAGCGACGAGACCCCGACCCGCGAAAACGAGCTTGGGAGCGATCCTATGTACACCACCTCCCGGTGCAAAACTATGGTCTTGGAACTGTCGTCGTGGATTTCAGAGGGTTCTTGTCTGATTTTCGACCTTCGGCTTCGAATTCCATAGTCCGAGTCTTAGTTTCGATGGTCCCAACAAGTATGTACAGTAGCCCCTCTCTAGACCATTATCAACATAAAGTTCGGACAGGATCACTAGAATTGCGGCTTCCATGACCTCCCAATAGCCCCCAATGTTCCGTCTTCAGGATTCGTTCCGACTCTTCTAGGCCTTATGACAGCGAAGTTGACCCTCGAAGTAGATCGAACTTGATTTAACCAGACAGTGGATCGAAGCCTGAGTCGCTGGACTGTGTAAGGTTACGAGAACCAGCTCCAATGAAAATTCGCGACTGTTGGGGTCGTCGAACCCGCGGCTAAAACGGACTGTTTGGTCATCTTTGGCCGCCACTTCCGAGACGGAAACGGAAGAGGCACGTAAGGCAGAACAATAGACAATCCCTTTTATGCACGCATGCTGGCCAGGCAAACGTTCACAGCTTCTTTTAAACTTCCAGGGTCTCACAAACGAAAAAACCTTCAGCTCAGCACAGTTTTTTTGATTATATCTCGATTCCATTCTCATCGAATGGCTATCAGTTCTTCTACCTCCTCGTGGCGACGCGTTACACCTACACGCGACACGATACCCCCGTTCTCAGTATTCACGAAACCTATAGAAAAGTCTCAGCAAGATGATAGAGAGTACAGAATTATTAGACTGGAGAATGGGCTAGAAGCAACGCTTGTTCATGATCCTACAGCAGACAAAGCGGCTGCGAGTTTGGATGTAGCGGTCGGGCATCTGTCGGATCCAGTGAGTACCCAGCTTCTCAAATTCAATGTTTTATTGATGGCCTGGGATAGGATGATATGCCAGGCCTCGCACATTTTTGTGAACATCTGTTATTCATGGGTACCGagaactttcctaaggaaaaCGAATATAGTGAAGTACGTGCCAACTCGGGATCTTTCGCTGATCGTTACTTACACTTGTACAGTATCTAGCCAAGAACAATGGCTCTTCCAACGCTTACACGTCCCTTTCTAACACCAATTACTACTTCAGCATATCTACCTCCCACCTTTCTGGTGCTCTTGCTCGCTTCTCTTCATTTTTCCATTCTCCTCTCTTTGCACCTTCTTGCACGACCCGAGAACTCAATGCTGTCGACTCTGAACACAAGAAGAATCATCAACAAGATCTTTGGCGTATCTTCCAGGTCAACAAGCATCTCAGTAAGCCGGGACATCCATTCAGCAAATTTGGAAGCGGCAACAAAGAGTCATTGAGCCGGAAAGCCCAAGAATTAAAGGCAAAGGGGAAGTTACCCACCATCAACCCAGCTCCAACGGACTTGTCCACACTGCAGGTCCCTCCCTCTCCACTTCCATCCAGAATGGCATCACCAGCCCCTTCGGACATATCGACGAACAGCGATGTAGACTCGGATGGTGGCGCAGTCGGACGAGAGACGCGCCGACGCTTGATCGAGTGGTGGGAGAGGGAGTATTGTGCGTCAAGAATGCATCTTTGTGTGATTGGAAAGGGCACGTCACTCTTCGTCAGTTTTCGACGGCTTCGCTCATGTTTTTTGTAGACTCCTTGAGCGATCTTTCTGAACTCGTATCCACGCTGTTCTCTCCGATACCCAACCGTGGAATAGACCCTCTTCCCACGATCCCGGACCATCCTTGGGGTCCGAATGAGAAAGGGACTATTGTCTCCATTCCGACAATTATGACAATGCACATGCTGGAGATCGCCTTCCCGCTTGATCCTCAAGTAGAGCACTGGAGACATAAACCGGCAAATTTCATCTCACACTTGATCGGGCATGAAGGTCCTGGGTCGCTTCTGTCATTACTCAAGAAGGAGGGTCTGGCAGTCAGTCTTAGTTGCGGTCCTCAGGCGTTGGGAAGAGGTTTTGATCTGTTGAGAGTTACCATTGAGTTGACTGAAAAGGGATTCAGTTAGTCAATCCCCCCAATAGAACTCATTTTCTTGCTGACACGCTCAACAGAAAACTATCAACAGGTCGTCCTCCTCTCTACGAAATACTTTAATCTCCTCCGCTCTCAAACACATTTTGAGTCTTTCCATCAACATCAGACATCCTCTCTATCGCATACTCGATTTCGATTTCTGGAGAAAAGAAAGCCCGATGGTTACGCAACAACTATCGCTGAAACGATGGCTAAGCCATTTCCGAGGGAATTATTATTAGCTGCTCCTAACGTCACCTGGAATTGGGGCGATGAGTATCCTGGATACGAGAAAAACGGGAACGGGGAAGTAAAGCTGAAGGCTCTCTTGAATGGACTCAGGATCGAGGAAGGAAGAGTGTTGTTGATGGGTAAAGAGGATGAGTTGGAACGATTACCACGTTTTGACACCACCGTGCAATGGCAACAGGAACCATGGTATGGAACGAAGTATCGGGTCGAAAGGTTCCCCGAGGAGTTTGTCAAGGCGTGTTCGGCAGGACCAGCAGTACCGGATCTGTTCCTACCTGGATCGAATCAATTCATTCCAGAGAATCTGACTGTTGAGAGGAAGGACGTGGCCAAACCGCAAAGACGGCCGCACCTGATCTGGTCAACGCCCCTCTGTAGTATGTGGCACAAGAAGGACGACCGGTTCTGGGCTCCCAAAGCAGAAATCACCATACACATACGGAGGTCGGTTTTTCGTTTTGTAACAGTATCGTTCTCTTACCCATGCCCTTTTTGACAGCCGGTTCTCCGATAATACACCCCGTTCAACGGTGCTTACGCGACTCTATACTGACTTGGTCACTGAGTCCTTAACGGAATTCTCGTATGACGCTGAATTGGCTGGACTCAAGTATGATTGTCACTCAAGTAGTAAAGGCTTCTATGTTGTTCTCCGAGGTTACAACGACAAGATGGACGTGTTGGCGGGTAAAGTGCTTGAGCGGGTTAAAGGGTTGAAAGTTGACGCCGAAAGGTTGGAACTTGTGGTGGAGAAGGTGGGTTTTCTTGTCCCTCGGGGTATTCTTCTCTGACGGTCTTGGTCATAGAACAAGAAAGCTTGGGAGAACTTTTTCATGGGACAATCGTATGGACTTGCAAATTATTACACCTCATACATCCTTTCAGAAAAGGCATGGAAGATAGAGGAGTTATTAAGGGAGTTGCCTGGTATGTTATTTCCCCTTCCTATCAACTTTTCTTGCTGATCTCGTCAACAAGGCATTACCCCCGACGAGGTCGAGAAACATGcagctcttcttctctcccaAGTTCATATAAGCATGTTGGCTGTGGGTAATGTCACTCAGGAGGTACGTCGCTTTCATTACGTCCCACACATTACGTTTAACTCGATTGACTCTATAGGAAGCCGTTGACATCGCAGAGATGGTCGAGTCAGGGTTAGGCCCACTCGAGAAGGACGTGGAACCTAGCGACCTGAACGAGTTCGCGTTGGTGCTCCCTCCGGGAAGCAACTACATATACCCTTCTCTCATCCGCAATCCCGCCCAAGCCAACAACGCCCTAACCTACTACCTTCATTTCGGCGAGATGAATGATGCACGACTTCGAATAGTTTCGTCGTTGTTGACCCAGATCATGACGGAACCGGCGTTCAATATCCTCCGAACTAAGGAACAGCTGGGGTATATTGTACATTGTTCGGGTTTACTACTATCGGGATCAACATTGAAGGGGCTGAGAATAATCGTGCAATCGGAGAAACGGCCTCATTATCTGGAGGGACGTGTCGAAACATTCTTGGAGGGCATCAAGACGATGCTAGAAGACATGTCTGATGCAGCATTTGGCGAGCATAAGGAGGGTTTGAGGAGGAAATGGACCGAAGAGTGGAAGAACCTTAGTGAGGAAAGTGCATCGTACTACTCCTATATCAACAGCGGCTCTTTGGATTTCTACAGAAGTAAGCTACTCTTTCTCTCCATCCGTTACCTTTCGTACTAAAtcacccttttttttttgcagggGATAATGACGCCGTCGCAATCCAGTCAGTGACAAAAGCCGATGTCATGGACTGCTTTATGAAATACGTCCACCCCTCGTCTCCCGTAAGAGCCAAGCTTTCGGTACACATGCTGTCACAGAAAGTACCCCCGAGGAAAGTCAGTCCTGCGGCTGCGGAAGCGTTCGAAACGTTGGTTCGCCAGCGGGATTTGGGCATCACCGGTGCTTCTGCAACTCCGTTCTCCGAGCAAAACCCCACCATTACAGAGTTTGTGGCGTATTGGGCCGGAGTAATGAAAGTTGCAGGGgtcaaggaagaagaagcgcAGACGATTCTGAAGAATATACAGGTTTTGGTTGAGAGGTATCCGTGTGACGGTGAAGAGGGGCTGAAGGATGAGGTACTAGAAGGAGCGACTTATATAAAGGACGGGGAGATCCAGGATGTTAAGAAGGGTTTGGCGAGGTCGGCAAAGTATCCTGCTGTTGTGGAATGGCAGGATATGGTAGTTGTGCGGAGTAGGTTGTAGGGCAGGAAAACGCTTAACTTATATACATATCTGGCATGCTGTATGATCTACGACATTACTTTATCCATGATTCTCTCTTCTTTCATATCGCAATAATGAGTAAGGGAAGAAATGCTTTGCGTGAGGCATTCACTGATATACATTCGTTAGCCAAGTTGTACCCATTGTCAACATTTTCTAGTACGACAGAGTTTCAACGATGGCGTCAAGCACACGAATGGCATCCGGCATAATGAATTTCTCAAACTGCAAACCGGCAGGGGTACTAGCGAGGGAGAAGCATTTAGACTTTCACCCAGAATTAAAACAGAAGGAGAAATAACTCACTCCCAACCAGTGACACGTCTGACCGGAGCATTCAATTTTAAGAAACACCTCTTCTGAACCTCGGCACAGATCTCCGCTCCAGCACCAGCCGTCATTCCAGCTTCATGTACAACGACTAACCTGCCAGTCCTCTTGACACTCTCTACGACGGTGTCCACATCCCAAGGTAGGATGGTACGAAGGTCTATAAGCTCTATTTTTGCTGTCCGTAGCGACGTAGGTATGTGAGGTTCGAGTGTGGGAGCGGGGGAAGATAGCATATGCAATGCTGTTTCACAATGGTAGAGAGGAGTTCCCCATGAGAGTAGTGTCAAGTCGGAACCAGGAACCAAGATTTCTGCACGGCTGAGCGGAAGGGTGTAATCATCGATAGGGACTTGTTCGACTGCATGAAAAGTTAGTAAGAAGCCATGCGATAACATTTGAAGGGCGCACCTGCTGAACGATAAAGAACCTTCGGCTCCATGAACACGACTGGATTGGGGTCTCTAATGGAAGCTAGAAGGAGTCCTTTGGCTTGTATGGGAGAACGAGGAATAACAACCTACAGGACCCTATCGATCAACGAAAATGTTAAGAGAACCAACCTCAAAACGCACCTTTAACCCCGAAACACCCATGAAGAAACCTTCTGGCGATTGTGAATGATACAATCCTCCGTGACCCTACAAACGACCTGAGGTGAACGAAAAGCGCGGCGTATCGAGTGGACGTACCACAGACATGGTTGGTGTGCGAACGGTCAATTTGCCACAGTTGTATTGCCCTCCGGAGCGATAACGTATTTTGGCAGCCTCATTGACCAACTGAATCGGAGAACATCAGTCATTTCCATACATCCAACGATCACAATACGTGCCTGGTCAAAAGCAGGGAAAATGTAGTCCGCGAATTGGATTTCAGCAATGGCGGTGTGACCCATCATAGCAAGGCCTATCCCAAACCCAACAAGCCCCTGTTCCGTCAAAGGAGTATTGAATACGCGTTCACGACCAAACTCTTCCGCGAGACCCTAATAGTATCGGGAGGAAATGAGCACCTGCTTGGGATGAGAGTACTAGAACATTCACCATCGTGCATCTGAATACGCCTCCAAACGCGACGTCTTCCCCAAATACGACAGCGTCGTCGTCTTTGGTCAACGCAACACTGTAAAGATTCCATCTCAGCCAATGATGAATGGaatcgttcaacgttcaaccctcgTACCTCATCGCATCCCTCACGGCTTGGTAGGTGTTCATTTTACGTGTCTCCCGTCCACCAACTAAGCTTTCCGAGGTCTCAGAGCTTCCTTCATCGACCCAAACAAGATCCGGAGTACGCAAGGCAGTATCGCGAGTTGACCTCAGTAACTGGGAGGTTGCAACTGAAGGTAAATGTCCACCGGCTGGCGGAGGTTCTACGCTCGAACTAAATCGAACATTCTGTGGATGCATATATGAGCTGTAAACGAGCCGTAAGGATAAATCACATACAAGAATTCGAGGAATCCTCTTCCGCAATGTGGAGGTGAACATGAAAGTGAAGATGCTAAGATCCGTGTTTCCTAGATTTGAGCCGAGGTACGAGGCTCAAATCGGAGGATAAGATAGTGGCAGTGAGATAAGCGTAGCTGACGCGTCAGATAATCCTGACGCGTCAGTCGACTTACCTCCTGCGCTCATCTCACTGCTCTCGACATTTTTGTTGTTGTTATACCACTCTTCATTATGACTGGAATCGATAATCCTTCCCAACCTCTCACAATTCAACAAAAGGAGCTATTAGTCAAACAAAATTCTTTATCCAATAACGAGCGACAATCTCGAACACGCGTCTCGGACCTCGCCAGAACTCTTTTCAGCAAATTGGCGATAATTCCGAAAATTAAGAAGATCCACGAAATCAAGGCCAAGAACGAGGAGCGTAGGATGAAAGATTTAGCTTTTTTGCAAGGAGACTCCCCGGATCCAGCCTCTCCTCAAGCTTCGGTATGGGATCTCTCGACAGACGAATATCAAGAGCTGGTAGATTCGAAGGAAAGACTAGAGGAGGCGAAGCCTTATCTTGAAGGCAAGGTATACAAGGAGCTGCTAGAAGAACAGAAGAAGATGGAGCCAAAGGCTTCATCTGACGAGGGAGACCAGAGCAGACTATATGCTCtcgatttcgaagaagtcgaGTATAGCTCAATGGATTCTCCCGAAATTGATTttcctacagaccttattaTCTCACTAAACCACAATCCCAGAAAATCCCCTCCTCTCGGCATCTTCCTCCCTGACAATCTCAAGATCATAGTCCGAGAACTCGCTAGTATCAAGACAAAAAAAGTCGCGTCGATTCTTCGCTCAGACAAGAAAGCCACCATCCTCGACCTCGACGACCTCCTCAGTAAACTCAAAATCAAACCCGACGACGCTTTCGAAGGTCTTCCCGACGCTTACGACTGTATTGAAGCCATGGATGGCCTCTGCAGATTTGAGGCCATCAGAGACTCTAAAGGGGAGAAAGGCATTCATTACATGTTTATGCACGCTCACTGCCTCTATTTCAAGAACAAGCCAGACTCGAAGAAGTATTACAAATGGTGGAAGCCAGTCGAACTCGAACTTCGACAAAAACGTTTCGAAAGTATGGTGAAGTTTAGCAGACAGGCATACGACGATCAATGGATCCTCATGCAGGCAAAAGCGGACGGTGAGATGGCCGCAGAGGCGAGGTGGGCTGACCTCGAAGCGAAGATGGCGAGGTTCCGTGAAGACGAGTCGCGAAAGCGCAGGTCATATCCAAACCGCGACGACGACTCAAAGGACTTTCGCACTCGCAAGCCCTTTCGGTCTGGCAATGGAGGCGGCCCATCCTCGGACCTCCATTGCATCGCTTGCTCACTCCGGGGACACTCGGCGAAGACACACAGCACGTCGGACCCTTCTCCGCTCTGGGCAAGCCTCAGGTCCAAAATGCTCTACCACCCGACCTCCAACAAACCCCTCTGTGGAAGATTCAATATCTTCGGCACTAGCAAAGGCGACAGAGACGGCAAATGCTCTGACTGTAAAGCGGAGCACGTCTGCTCGTTCTGTGGAAGATCAGAACACTACGCCCTCAGCTGGAAGTGCCAACAGAAACCCAGCGAGCGTCGCTGAATGGCTCGAAATGGCTCGCCATCCACCTTTAAAGTATACCAATTTTTCCTCTCTCATTCACCGCCGCGTACATCCAAAATCCACTCCACCCGAACTTCTGGATCTTTTTTCTCGCATCATCACTCCATACGATCCCTCGGCCTTCCTGCAAAAACTTAAACTTCATAACCTCTTCCAACACTATCCTCTTCTCATAGACAACCTTCGTAACGGTTTTCCGCTAGGCGCAATGCCCATCCTCGATACCACTATCATCATACCAAACAATAAATCCTGCCTTGAGCACCCCGAAACAATGACTGAATACATCACCGACGAGCTTAAAGACGCTCGTTTTTCTGGCCCTTATACCAAAGAGATTATGGAACAGATTATGGGTGGCGCGTTCTACGCCTCCCCTTTCATCGTGGCAGTCCAAGATCAAGGACCAGGTCTTCCGATGAAAAAGAGAATATGCCGACATCTTTCCAAGGACTCTCGCCTCCTTCCTGCCGTGAACTTTTTCATTGACAAAAttgactttcctacacattTCGACATGGCCACCGGCTTCGCCGACATGGTAAGTATTTCTTCACACCTTTAAATTCCGATACAACCGTCTCATCCTTACGGGATGCATTGCGAGTCTGGATCGTTCAGGCACTCAGACCCACATGATCTCGAGCACGTCGCACTCGACAGTCGGGCATCTCTCTTACTAGTCAATCTCGCCGTACCCCACAGAGGGATATAGGGCCAAATTTTTTGCCGCACCTAATAGATGGGTACAGGGCCTCTTCATTCTTGCCGTACTCGACAGTCGAGTACAGGGTCAATCATACAAAGT
Proteins encoded:
- the DIN4 gene encoding 2-oxoisovalerate dehydrogenase subunit beta 2, mitochondrial translates to MFTSTLRKRIPRILNVRFSSSVEPPPAGGHLPSVATSQLLRSTRDTALRTPDLVWVDEGSSETSESLVGGRETRKMNTYQAVRDAMSVALTKDDDAVVFGEDVAFGGVFRCTMGLAEEFGRERVFNTPLTEQGLVGFGIGLAMMGHTAIAEIQFADYIFPAFDQLVNEAAKIRYRSGGQYNCGKLTVRTPTMSVGHGGLYHSQSPEGFFMGVSGLKVVIPRSPIQAKGLLLASIRDPNPVVFMEPKVLYRSAVEQVPIDDYTLPLSRAEILVPGSDLTLLSWGTPLYHCETALHMLSSPAPTLEPHIPTSLRTAKIELIDLRTILPWDVDTVVESVKRTGRLVVVHEAGMTAGAGAEICAEVQKRCFLKLNAPVRRVTGWDTPAGLQFEKFIMPDAIRVLDAIVETLSY
- a CDS encoding uncharacterized protein (MEROPS:MER0001214); the protein is MLARQTFTASFKLPGSHKRKNLQLSTVFLIISRFHSHRMAISSSTSSWRRVTPTRDTIPPFSVFTKPIEKSQQDDREYRIIRLENGLEATLVHDPTADKAAASLDVAVGHLSDPDDMPGLAHFCEHLLFMGTENFPKENEYSEYLAKNNGSSNAYTSLSNTNYYFSISTSHLSGALARFSSFFHSPLFAPSCTTRELNAVDSEHKKNHQQDLWRIFQVNKHLSKPGHPFSKFGSGNKESLSRKAQELKAKGKLPTINPAPTDLSTLQVPPSPLPSRMASPAPSDISTNSDVDSDGGAVGRETRRRLIEWWEREYCASRMHLCVIGKDSLSDLSELVSTLFSPIPNRGIDPLPTIPDHPWGPNEKGTIVSIPTIMTMHMLEIAFPLDPQVEHWRHKPANFISHLIGHEGPGSLLSLLKKEGLAVSLSCGPQALGRGFDLLRVTIELTEKGFKNYQQVVLLSTKYFNLLRSQTHFESFHQHQTSSLSHTRFRFLEKRKPDGYATTIAETMAKPFPRELLLAAPNVTWNWGDEYPGYEKNGNGEVKLKALLNGLRIEEGRVLLMGKEDELERLPRFDTTVQWQQEPWYGTKYRVERFPEEFVKACSAGPAVPDLFLPGSNQFIPENLTVERKDVAKPQRRPHLIWSTPLCSMWHKKDDRFWAPKAEITIHIRSRFSDNTPRSTVLTRLYTDLVTESLTEFSYDAELAGLKYDCHSSSKGFYVVLRGYNDKMDVLAGKVLERVKGLKVDAERLELVVEKNKKAWENFFMGQSYGLANYYTSYILSEKAWKIEELLRELPGITPDEVEKHAALLLSQVHISMLAVGNVTQEEAVDIAEMVESGLGPLEKDVEPSDLNEFALVLPPGSNYIYPSLIRNPAQANNALTYYLHFGEMNDARLRIVSSLLTQIMTEPAFNILRTKEQLGYIVHCSGLLLSGSTLKGLRIIVQSEKRPHYLEGRVETFLEGIKTMLEDMSDAAFGEHKEGLRRKWTEEWKNLSEESASYYSYINSGSLDFYRRDNDAVAIQSVTKADVMDCFMKYVHPSSPVRAKLSVHMLSQKVPPRKVSPAAAEAFETLVRQRDLGITGASATPFSEQNPTITEFVAYWAGVMKVAGVKEEEAQTILKNIQVLVERYPCDGEEGLKDEVLEGATYIKDGEIQDVKKGLARSAKYPAVVEWQDMVVVRSRL